GCTTGATGTTAGGCCAGTCCGGGCCGATGTTCTTTTGGCAACGCTTCTCAAGTTTTGCACTGCATCCATCAATCACCAGAAGCTCCAGTGAGGCAGGCATCCTGGGTAGTGACTTGAGTTCTGGAGCATAAGATATACTAAGAGCCTTGAGCGATGAAAAACTCTCTAAAATTACAGGTAAAGATTGCAGATGAGGCATCTGTTGCAATATTAATTTTTCCAGAGACTCCCGACATTGCAACAACCACTGCTCTATCTCAGAAGGAAAACAAGTGATTTCCTGTTTGATAGAAAGGGTCTTTAGCTTTTCTGGGATCGGCAAAATGGGTAGATAGAAGATCCTGTCAATCTCAATAAAATCAAGTGAAGGTAATGTTCCCTTCTTTATCTTTGTTGCACTTTGTTCTGTTGTTGTTGCAGTATTTTGTACAGTGGACAATGTTGTAGCGATTAATTTGGGGCAGTTGTAAATATACAATTGTCTGAGGGAGATAAGTGCCGTCAATGACTCCAATTTACATAATTCTTCACAATCAGAAATCCACAATGTCTGCAACGCTGTCAAATTATGCAGATACTCTATGTTGGGAAGAGACACCAAATGATTGCACTTTGATATATACAACCTTTTGAGGGAGGTAAGCCCTTGAAGGCAGCAACCCAACGACTCTTGTGAAATCTTAGACATTGAAAATGTTAGGGATTCAAGTGAGGATGGAAAGATGCTAGCAGCTTTATTAATCGTAGAGTGATCAAAAACTGAGGAAGATGATGCCGCATGCTTCCTTGTCTTGTCTTTTAAAAGTTGCTATGACTCAACGTCAGTAGTGAGGAATTTCGGACAATCTTTAATACCTAGATGTTTAAGAGATTTTATAATATATAAGCCTCCAGGTGAAGTCAAGTCTTCACAATTCCAAATATCCAAGCTTCGAAGTGTAGTGAGATGTTCCAGCTCATTTGTTAACGGAAGTGATGTCATGCCCTGTAAACAACTTAATGATAATTCAATGAGCGAAGTAAGACCTCGTAGATAACTTGCCAAATCTTTGTGTTTCTGAAGAATTTCAAGTTTGAGTATTTCCAGTGACGACGGAAGGAAATTACCATCCTCTTCACCAATTGATCCAATGTCTACATTCTCAGAGTAGCCATGCATTTCAAGGGACTTGAGGGACATCAGCTGTTGAAATCCTCCAAATGTTATAGAACCATTAGAACACTTGTAAGACCGTGGAAGAGATTCTAACCACAACTTTTTCATGCAAAGATTCTTTATAGACAACGGAAGGTCCGGAATTTTCTTTAGTTTGGgacaattttcaattttaaacctTTTGAGAGGAGGGAACCATTGATAGTCATCTGCACCATTCCATTCCTCCAAGAGGGGAAGATCCCGAAACTCAAGTTCCTCTAAAACCGGAAATTGTCTTTCCATCGGATCGGAGGAGTGACAACCTAAACTTCTTATAGCTTTCATGTCAATCAATTTTATTAACTTAAGGCAGGGCAGCTTCCATAGAGGGGGCAGCTCTTCCAAATTTGTACAACCATATAATTCAAGAGATTCAAGCCGAGAAAGAGATCGAGGATTCATCCACGGTGCGGGCCTACCACCTTTATACTTTGTAATGATGAGTTTTCTAATCGTCGAAGGGGGTTGTAGAGCCGCTAGAACCTCCTGTTGATCATGGCCAATATTACTACTTGCTTCATCCTGGTCTGACTCATACCAGTATGCCTTCTTCCAGTTCAGTTTCAAGCTTGTGAGATAACTTTTACTGACCAAGTTGACGTTATTGGCCTCTTCAAGATTGtgcacattggaaagatttgaaaTAGACAATTCGCAGAGATTATTCATATTCATCAACTCATCAATTCTATATCCGGGTTCTGTGCCCACATTGAAGTATAATTCTTGAAGGGATGTTAACTTTCCTACTTTGGCCACTGAGAAAAGTACATTGTAAGGTACTCTGTATAGATGTCTTAAGTTTGTCAACTTGCTTGTGTCTTTTGCTAGAATAGCATTGTATCCAATTAGAACTTGTAAGAAGTAGAACTTACAGATTGATAGTGATGGTAGTTGACTTGAAATTTCAAGAAATCGTAGTTTTACAAAGTCACTGATGCTTTCCAAACACTGATTAGACTCAATAATCAATACTCGAATTCTTCTCGGTGATTTACATGCATCTCGAATAAAATCATCAAGTTTTTGAGAATTATCATAATACTTTTCTATCCGGAGAGTTCGCAAGTGCTTGAATTTGCACACCATGTTAGCTAGATCACCGAGTTGAGCATCTATACTGGTAATAGATATAGATATATGTCGGATGGCATTATAATCGCAAATGTAACTTGGAGTGTCATGCACAATTCGACAACATTCATAGCGCGAGACATGGCGAGAAAGACCGTTCAACATATCATGCATGGTGTAATAGATGGCTTCTAAACCATAAGGTGTAATGCCTTCTTGAAATGCACTCCAATTGTCTGTATGAACATCAAAGAAAGATTTGTTGCATAATATATCAAAACAATAGTTAGCTATGTCCTCATCCGAGCCCTCCTCTGATCCATCTAAGTAAATTAGGCCTGCTGCCACCCACATATATACTAACTTTTGCTTTTCGAATTTGTAATCTTGAGGAAATATGCTGCAATAGGAAAAGCACCGCTTCAAGCGCGGTGAAAGCATCTTGAAACTAAGTGTTAGAGCCGGAATGAATTCATAGTTGTTTAAATCTTGCGGCATTTTCCATAATTCACTTCCCGAAATGCTCGTCCAATGATCTGCTTCCAGTTTATTGTTCAACGCTCCTCCAATTGACTTTGCTAGAAGAGGCACACCATGCAATTTCTCCACTATTTCTTCACCAATTTTTTTAAGTAGTGGGAATTCATTTGGGTCTTGATCGACAAATGCATGCTCGTAGAGCAGTGAACGACATTCATCCTTTGGTAAGCCCTGCAATGTCATTGGCTTCATTGTGCCCCCTTTGATTACCTTTGAGACCATCTTCGCGACTGATTCCAATCTAGTTGTTAATATTATCCAGCTACCCTTTTGGCCATGTAGCAGTGGAGCACGTAGTTTCTCCCACTCTCTTTGGTTTTTGTCATCCCAAGCATCATCCAGGACAAGTAAAAATCTTTTGGAATGTAACTTCTCCTTGAGCTTAACTGGTATCCGTTCCAATGGCCCAGATTCAGATTGGTCAGTTAAACACTCCAGAATTTTCTTCATTAGATTTGATGCATTGAGATCAGGTAAGGAGTCACATACCCAGATTTTGATGTCGAAGTGTTCCTTCTTTTCGTTTTCAAAATGATCAAAGACTTGTTGAGCAAGCGCAGTCTTTCCCATGCCACCCATCGCTACCAAAGGAAGGCAATGCACATTTTGACTGGTCTGAATTTCAGATTCTTCTCCCAGCAAATACTGAATGATTTTCCCTTTTTCCTCCTCGCGTCCTTTGAATGATAATTCAGGCAAACAAGAGGTGATCCTACTCTGATTAGACAATGTTAGACTCTCCTGCTCCTGCTGCATTTGTCCAGTGCCGATGCCACTAGTTGGTGTCACCAATGCCCGAAACTTTTCGACATCTGAGGCAGAGGTTTTCAAGTTCTCCAGGCACGTCCTTAATCTCTCAAGAACATCATCATCACTTTTCAGAAATCTTTTTGCAGCTCTAAAATAAGGATCAATAATTGTAGAAAGCCTACTTTTGTCACCATCATATTTCTTCTCCAGTTCACGATATTCCAACTCATCCAGCACTTCCTCAGCCTCGTCGATGTCATCCCTGAACTGCCACAACCACTTGATTAAAGCTGGATTATGAGATTCATACATAGTTAATTTATCTTCAGCATAGCCAACAACTGCTTGGATCTGAGGAAGTAAGCGTTTGAGATTTTGCAATTCTTCTTGCAAGTTAGCTTTCCAGTAGTACTGATCTTGCACATACGTACTgactttatcaattaatttatcGATGACTTTTGCACGAGCACGATCCAGTATTGGCGAGACTACGTCCATAGCTGCTGTTACTGATCAACGATTTTAGATAAATTAGATGACAGTATTCATAATCATCTTTCGTCTATTAAAAAACACAAAGTAGCTGGGATCTCACAAACAAATCTGTAATAGCAACAAAAGCATATAGTATACATGAGATCTTAGAAGCAAATTAATCTGTACTAGaaacccaaaaaaaaataaaaagagcaaCAAAGAGGAATATATCATCACATATGTTTTGCCATAGAATAAtaaatcaagaacaaagatggTTTAATTACCTAGTTGAAGCTGAACAGAGCTGGAATGCTATCCTGATAGATAGATGTGAAGAAGAACCAAGAAGAccagttaatttttcttttcagttGTTGAATGAATGTTGGATCTGTGTTCCAACATGAACGTCAAGATCATTAATTTTTGCTCTTGGAGTTTTCCTATGATTGAAGTTGAAGAGAGCTGAATGGTATATCCTGTCAGATCAATGGCCCCAGCTTTACACTTATTGCCCTTGGAGTTTTCCTATGATTGATGTTGGACAGAGTTCAATGGTTAGATGATTTTTCTTGCCTGTAGAATAATTGGTCTGTGTGCCAATAAGGATATGGAGATCAATTAGGTGACGAtgagtttataataaaaatttaattaattaattcaatccaTCCTAAGTTTAAATAGATTTTCTTAAATCCTAATCAAATTATCCCGTTAGACATATAtaaatttcttttatattttaaaaattataataaaatatcattaatattattatcaactaattattatcattaatttgatttaaaattattattatcctataaaatttgatttaatatcaTTAATATAGTGTAAAATGTATTATTATGAACTTGTTATTGTCGTTaatattaacattattaatttgatttaaattattctaAAGAGAATTTTAATACAATATTAAATTGATTTAGTCTAGATGAATTTGATTTTCTTATCAAatactaaattattttttaaggatTTTTAATAAGATCACACAAttctaaaaaatctaattttgattAATCTGATTCCAACCCAAATCAATCCTGCGTAGGATCACGacctatatataaactatacctCTAACCACCTAGACAATTGCAAATAGAAAGCTAACTATTTGAGGATAAATGAGAGAAAGTGTTTGTAatgttttaattattattattatttataatctCAATATCGACTAAATCTTAGGATGAATGACCTTTTTCCCTAGTTCATCCACCGGCTAAATTTGGTAGTGTGAGTGGCTCGGTAGCTCACATACTCAGCTTTTGACCATGATGACAAATTTCTTGTCAATCCTTAAGTCACAAATCCTGAGTGCGTAGTTGATCGGCTAGAATTTGCTGCTGCGCCATGCCTTGGACATCTTTTAATTACTTTAGCACAGTAAGATTATCATTGTGATAAGTGTATGATTCATTGATTTGAAAGATATAGCCCTCACGGATTAACACAATTAGTAACTATATGAATTATTGTTTTAATAGATTTTAGGGTTAATTTTTAACGGATGTATAATATCTCATTAGGTGACCTGGCATCTCTTTGTAAAAGGGTATTGTGTTATGACAAAATCTCCCTTGTGATTTATCTATCTATAATTAGCCGAGGGGCCAGCGATATTGAGTGGGATCATTCGACTAAGGTTGAATAAGACCCGTAATTTACCACATTCCAGAATGAGGGGTCGTTATGAAGAAATCACTAAGATGATGACTTCATCTTTTGCCCTTAGATATTTTTTActttatacatatatttttaataaatatttattatattaaacACTAAATTTGTTTATGAATACAATATTAATTGCTTAGGCTTTTAATATAACGAATAATAGAATAATCAAATTGGTTAAATTTACTAATAAAGGCATTAGTAAATAACAAAatgattaaaatgttattaatcAGGTATTCAGGTGCTCAGCAGGAGCTCCCAAGGTGGACGTGGCACAGGACAGGGAGCCgctccttgttttttttttgttaaattaaaataattttttttaatttaaattttataatgagAGGTTTCTAATTATTGTGGAGACATATGTGGCGTGGTGCGGGAGTTTTTAACTATATTAGTTATCGTAGACACGTATTTGTGTAATATAAGGTaggaatatatataaattattatttcaGATCCATAAATTAGATTGGTACATTCAATCCATGTAGTAGTGTAATATAAGGGTGACGTTCGAGAATTTCATTAAGAGCATGTATATTAGCtactttatttaaaaattttaccttaaAATTTAGATAGGATAACTAAAAAATCTTTACATCAACTACcctattcattccctaaatttagatttgatgaatagtgattctctaaatttagagaatgaaacctctatcctaaaaataaaataatatttttttaatctctctcattccactcattctataaatataataataaataaataaaagaaaaagaagaaaataattttAGGGTAGCTGAtatagtgtgtagtgaaaagtgattgcctaaatttaataaagtaagttatttaccttaaattttagatataacaATAGGAaaattgatgtggatgctctaacaaATCTGTAACAAACttttccttataaaaaattaatttaatttttatatcatatattaaactgataagaactaTACATGATCTTAGTCAAGAGGCTGAGAAAGTTATGCTTTCCAATCTCGTTGGCCCAAGTATTTATAAAAGATTCTTCGCTCACTATTTTACCAATTCTAATACATGGGACTAAGAGAACTACGGTAAATAGACATAGAATATGGAGAAGTCATGATAAGAGTAGGAGAAAATTACTTAGGCGATGTTGCCAGAGCAGTATGGGAAACCTATAAAACTACTTATCCTGAGAAAGTAACAAGGATTGCTTCTCAAGGAAACAACATACTAAATTTTTGCTATAAAATCTATAGGTTATTCACTACTAGAGACTCTAATACAGGATTAGACATACAACAAAGAGAAGCACTTTGAGATTTAGAATAGTTACAACTTTTTAGTTGGAATTGGATTAAGTCATTCTGTAATAATTTCTTAGCATTTATATAGTCTCAGGAAATTACTATAATCCCGAGTTAGGAGAAAGACTATTTAGCAAACTTCAGGAaacttaggaaaaaaaatacataaagcCTGACTAGATATGAAAGTAGCACCACAATATGATGATATTGGAGTACGTATTCAACACATTATTTCCATACTTAAAGGAAAATGTGTtgaagcaatctgggtaccctaggttttgatatatgagcaaaggtttaagttaagtttatttttgtatttgatatacattgttAGTGTGCAAGATACATGtataacaaggaaagtccaagggccagtcttggcgatgtaagtctaatcatgtagtcttggtaatgtaagtccaagcatgtaatcttagcaacgtaagtcaaagtgtgacttggtaatggatgaagtttcggaggcgcgacctcttagcaaaggaagacctgacaataatgataaggctgatggaagctccaaaaggcaagacgtaaaggatggggagacatccgagggatgcgaggctgatggaggaggctagaaggctaggtctaggttgtgcgagtaaggacgagtgcatgagaaattgCACTCAGGGTACATAAGAAAAAGATTGATATGGATGGAAACATAAGTACCTATAAATATAGACTTGTGGCAAAGGATTTCAATCAACGTcaaggaattgactatgatgaaacattttcacccGTTGTAATGCTTAAgtctattaaaattttgctagCTATAACAGCTTACAAGGATTATGAGATTTAGAAAATGGATGTTAAAATTGCTTTCCTAAATGGAAGGTTACAGGAGgaagtatatatggtacaacctccCAATTTTATAAAATCCAAGAACGCCAATAAATTATCTAAGCTCAagaggtctatttatggactaaagcaaacatctcggagttggaatctgtgatttgatgaagccattaaagatttATCTTTTGTCAAGAATCCAGAAGAACCTTGCGTTTACAAAAAGATTAGTGGGAGCAAGATTACGTTCCTAGtgttgtatgttgatgatatacttcttataggcaatgacatccctaacctagaatctaccaagacttggttgggagagtatttttcaatgaaagatgTTAGGCATTCAACCTATGTATTAGGTATTAGAATATATCGAGATAGACAAAGTAGGTTACTAGGGTTGAGCCAAGGTACAAACATTGACAAAATGCTGAATAGATTCGGTATGCAGGACTCTAAGAGAGGATATTTACCAGTGTCACATGGTGTGCATCTTTCCAAGACTATGTGTCCAGAAACACAAGAGGAGAGAAGTATAATGGACAAGATACCTTATGCTTTGGCTATATGGtccataatgtatgctatgatatgcactcgacaagatgtctcatatgctttaagcatgacgagtagatatcagTTAGATCCTAGAGAGGGTCATTGGACTACAATAAAAACTATcctcaagtatcttagaagaacaaagaacatgTTCTTAGTTTTTGGAGGAGGCGAGAAATTAGTCGTTTGAGGATATATTGACATAAGTTTTCAGACAGATCGAGATGTTCTAAAATTACAGCAAGGATATGTGTTTTGTTTGAATGATGCAGCTGTTTGCTGGAGAAGTTACAAGGAGGAGACAATTACAAATTCAACAACTATGTCTGACTATATAGCAACtttagaggcagcaaaggaagctATGTAGATCAAGAACTTCATAGCGGAGCTTGAAGTGGTTCTTAGCATTGTTGATCCAGTTGTGCTATACTATGATAATAATGCGGCCATAGCACAGGCAAAGAAGCCAAGGTCCCACCAATGATCCAAACATGTAATGAGGAAGTATCACCTCCTCAGAGAGATTGTTCAGAGGGGTTGGTTAACAGAGTAGATACCAATGAGAACATAGTAGGCCCACTCATAAAGATCTTACCTTTGCAGAAACATGAGACCCATGTGAGGAGCCTAGGACTGAGAGCCTATAGTGTTTGGTAATAGtgtaagtgagagattgttagtgtatgcacttatgtgccaagacactcttTATGTATTTTGTAGATAATTATTTCATAAAGGCaagtatttattattaattatttacttttctgtacgtatatgattaatgataaagtcttacagattaatgagtatattaatATGAAAATAATCCTTGATCTGATAGATATGTAGAGGGGACATAGATATCTAGATCAATGTTAAGTATGACTAGGTGGAGATAGaccgagggatggatatccaagttattCTTGGGGGTGCCTTAAGCTTAGAGGTGCACTAGACATGACCCGattaagaggagaccacatattaagcattatTGGTctttcctcttatgaacgagtgtaactaatcttttgacttgagacatcCATTTATTCTATGCacggagttatgtactttgatgcCATTAAAAGTAATCTTTAATCAGATTATGactaatacggtagttgggtgtaaaGTAAAGTGTAGAGAGAATAATGTTGAGTCAAtaaaggattcatcgctctcttggattatgaGTCAACATCCTGGCTGTTTGATAGAGATATTAATGACTCAAAATTCATAGTTatggaggaatgatttatcatccAAAAGTAGTCTATTATaccttggaaatcaagtaaaacaattaatttagtAATGATGCATAATATACCGAATTAATTGTGATGTATGCTTatatgaagagattgaattatacagtaattagtttatgaTGATTTATAGTTTAttactgatattaattttatcatgctaGGTGGCTGAAAATTATTGCTAGATGGTTATCTTAGTctatgtatggatttacactgccttcgtgtaaaaaacctagagggtcgcatgCCTAATACGTAGATATGAACATTAtctataattgattattttagtagatactaaaattaatcaattgattatttcataataagaattaattgaattattaattaattttgaaatattggAAGTTAATACGAGTCAAGATCAGATATGATTTTATTTGATTCAAAGAAGAGGGAGTAAAGAATTTGGATAGACACAATAATTGTGATCCTTAGAAATTTGAAGagctataactcttcatcttcctaattaatgaaagTCATAAATGAAAATTTTATGGAGGCCATAacttttcatcttcctaattaatatagatcataaatgaagaattaatgGAGACCTTAACTCTTTTATTATTCTTTAGAGGTTATAAGTAATCATCCTTGAAAAGATTCTAGATGAAAATTTTCTCTCCATTTCTCCCTTAACTTCTTCTTCACGTTCTTCCATCGGAAGAGATCGGTAGtacttccaagactttgtcgatccaagaggctagcacctaataaatcgtgtcaagttcgtgatctagtgtgcGTGGATAccactagaggagtcacacgtgagtCTCTTATAtgtctgtgatatcattcacGTCTATTGAGCACTCAAGGTATGCTTTATGTTATTTTGtataaaactatatgtaccacaaAGAGATCCATGATTTATTATATGCATTCCGCTACGCTCCGATTCCAACAGTTGATAGATCTGCGACACCCGGCCGAGACTCTATAGGGTTATGAGGAATGGACTCTTGATCTCATTAATCTTAACATGGGCATGCCATTTGCCCAGGGTGCCTTCGGGAAACTTTACAAGGGAACCTACAACGAAGAAGATGTCACAATTAAACTACTTGAGAAGCCAGAGAACGACCCAGAGAGAGCACAGTTGATGGAACAACAATTTGTGCAAGAAGTCATGATGTTGGAAGCACCCAAATATTGTGAGGCTAACTGGAGCTTGTAGAAAGCCAGTTGTTTGGTGCATGTTACTGAGTATGCGAAAGGTGGTTCGGTTAGGCAGTTCTTGATGAAGAGGCTGTTGAGTTTTGtgtttttaattcaaactattttccTTGGTTTTTATTCTTAtggtaatgcatatgtgtatgcatttagtcccacattgctaagctaagagGGTTGGAAGATCATATATATGGAGCTCTTCTATctttgcttagcaaagttaaggggacctacacgcatgcacgggctgagcccaaatcaggtggtttcgggggttcaggccggaaatccataaaccgggcgcgacgcacgtGATCATTACGtgcagggggtgcaaatccccagcttgTGGGCCTTTTGCTCACAGGCtgcctggtttgtttttgccagtctttTCGCTGGCAAAAGCAGTAGCATTGGTTCTGTCCCGCGAGTGAAGGAGGGAACCGACACTTTGGTTCGCTTGGTTTTGTCCCGACGCTTTGGTTCGCTTGCGAAGCAGTGCTACTGCTTCAGGGTGAATAAATACATGCGCACTCAAGCAGTTTGTTTCATCCTCTCTCGAGCAATCTGCTCTCTCCTCCTTCCCTCTCTGCGTGCTCTAGTTTtccttgtcctgaggcttggtgtttagcgatctg
The genomic region above belongs to Zingiber officinale cultivar Zhangliang chromosome 11A, Zo_v1.1, whole genome shotgun sequence and contains:
- the LOC122031026 gene encoding putative disease resistance protein RGA3, producing the protein MDVVSPILDRARAKVIDKLIDKVSTYVQDQYYWKANLQEELQNLKRLLPQIQAVVGYAEDKLTMYESHNPALIKWLWQFRDDIDEAEEVLDELEYRELEKKYDGDKSRLSTIIDPYFRAAKRFLKSDDDVLERLRTCLENLKTSASDVEKFRALVTPTSGIGTGQMQQEQESLTLSNQSRITSCLPELSFKGREEEKGKIIQYLLGEESEIQTSQNVHCLPLVAMGGMGKTALAQQVFDHFENEKKEHFDIKIWVCDSLPDLNASNLMKKILECLTDQSESGPLERIPVKLKEKLHSKRFLLVLDDAWDDKNQREWEKLRAPLLHGQKGSWIILTTRLESVAKMVSKVIKGGTMKPMTLQGLPKDECRSLLYEHAFVDQDPNEFPLLKKIGEEIVEKLHGVPLLAKSIGGALNNKLEADHWTSISGSELWKMPQDLNNYEFIPALTLSFKMLSPRLKRCFSYCSIFPQDYKFEKQKLVYMWVAAGLIYLDGSEEGSDEDIANYCFDILCNKSFFDVHTDNWSAFQEGITPYGLEAIYYTMHDMLNGLSRHVSRYECCRIVHDTPSYICDYNAIRHISISITSIDAQLGDLANMVCKFKHLRTLRIEKYYDNSQKLDDFIRDACKSPRRIRVLIIESNQCLESISDFVKLRFLEISSQLPSLSICKFYFLQVLIGYNAILAKDTSKLTNLRHLYRVPYNVLFSVAKVGKLTSLQELYFNVGTEPGYRIDELMNMNNLCELSISNLSNVHNLEEANNVNLVSKSYLTSLKLNWKKAYWYESDQDEASSNIGHDQQEVLAALQPPSTIRKLIITKYKGGRPAPWMNPRSLSRLESLELYGCTNLEELPPLWKLPCLKLIKLIDMKAIRSLGCHSSDPMERQFPVLEELEFRDLPLLEEWNGADDYQWFPPLKRFKIENCPKLKKIPDLPLSIKNLCMKKLWLESLPRSYKCSNGSITFGGFQQLMSLKSLEMHGYSENVDIGSIGEEDGNFLPSSLEILKLEILQKHKDLASYLRGLTSLIELSLSCLQGMTSLPLTNELEHLTTLRSLDIWNCEDLTSPGGLYIIKSLKHLGIKDCPKFLTTDVES